From a single Molothrus ater isolate BHLD 08-10-18 breed brown headed cowbird chromosome Z, BPBGC_Mater_1.1, whole genome shotgun sequence genomic region:
- the TSTD2 gene encoding thiosulfate sulfurtransferase/rhodanese-like domain-containing protein 2: MVPSEAAPPGPGSPRGSAEGAAAGRKQRAAARRKAFSLFVKAKEVPAASRCPGGGEGVRWRCCRQAFEELPGIHRHVALHHSGDVGRQAGLGAGPAEAAGSPAGSAARPSGHSCGSPEISWTLPDTSHVSQEDLTSQVGDVLLYYCYCEVRDPEKLCAWQKALCQHLHLTGKVRVASEGINGTVGGSKVATSLYVKVMLSQPLFKNILCQEDFKSSAGGAHCFPDLRVGVFKEIVPMGIDPKIVSYKETGIHLSPQEFHREVEQYLSQATQGQSDTILLDCRNFYESKIGHFQGCLAPDIRKFSYFPSYVDENLELFKDKRVLMYCTGGIRCERGSAYLRSKAVCREVYQLKGGIHKYLEEFPDGFYRGKLFVFDDRYAICSNEDIISACRYCGVLWDQYKLCSSQHCRQLVLTCPSCCNKGLTACCPVCQEKELKVTSRASGQILKEECECTRRRPRVPIEPVSPRMLDTGKD, from the exons ATGGTGCCGAGCGAGGCggcgccgccggggccgggctcgCCGCGGGGCAGCGCCGAGGGGGCCGCGGCGGGCAGGAAGCAGCGCGCGGCCGCCCGCAGGAAG GCCTTTTCCCTGTTCGTCAAAGCCAAGGAGGTGCCGGCCGCGTCGCGGTGTCCCGGCGGCGGAGAGGGCGTGCGGTGGCGGTGCTGCCGGCAGGCATTCGAGGAGCTGCCCGGCATCCACAGGCACGTGGCTCTGCACCATTCCGGGGACGTGGGGCGGCAGGCGGGGCtcggcgcggggccggcggaGGCCGCGGGCAGCCCCGCGGGCAGCGCGGCCCGGCCGAGCGGGCACTCCTGCGGCAGCCCCGAAATCTCCTGGACGCTCCCGGATACAAGCCACGTCAGCCAGGAGGACCTGACAAG CCAGGTGGGAGACGTACTTCTCTATTACTGTTACTGTGAGGTGAGGGATCCAGAGAAACTCTGTGCTTGGCAAAAGGCCTTGTGTCAGCATCTACATCTCACTGGCAAG GTACGAGTTGCTTCAGAAGGAATTAATGGGACAGTTGGTGGAAGCAAAGTAGCTACCAGTCTCTACGTTAAAGTTATGCTTTCCCAGCCTTtgttcaaaaacattttgtgtCAAGAGGATTTCAAg agcagtgcaggaggagctcaCTGTTTCCCTGACCTTCGAGTTGGAGTATTCAAAGAAATTGTACCTATGGGCATTGATCCAAAAATAGTGTCTTATAAGGAAACTG gAATCCATTTATCCCCTCAGGAATTTCATAGAGAAGTAGAACAGTATTTGTCTCAGGCCACTCAAGGACAAAGTGATACCATCTTGCTGGACTGTAGGAACTTCTATGAAAGTAAAATA ggacatttccagggCTGTCTGGCTCCAGATATCAGGAAGTTCAGCTATTTTCCAAGCTACGTAGATGAAAACCTGGAGCTTTTTAAAGACAAGCGTGTCCTAATGTACTGCACAGGAGGGATTCGCTGTGAAAGAGGCTCTGCTTACCTCAGGAGCAAG GCAGTGTGCAGAGAGGTTTACCAGCTAAAAGGTGGAATTCACAAGTACCTAGAAGAGTTTCCAGATGGATTCTACAGGGGGAAGCTGTTTGTATTTGATGATCGTTACGCCATTTGTTCCAATGAAGATATCATCTCAG caTGCAGATactgtggggtgctgtgggacCAGTATAAACTTTGTTCCAGTCAGCACTGCCGGCAGCTTGTCCTGACATGTCCAAGTTGTTGCAACAAAGGTCTTACAGCTTGCTGTCCTGTTTGTCAAGAGAAGGAGCTCAAGGTGACTTCAAGGGCTTCAGGACAGATACTTAAGGAGGAGTGTGAATGTACAAGGAGACGGCCAAGGGTGCCCATTGAACCTGTCTCACCAAGGATGCTGGACACAGGAAAAGATTAA